A genome region from Pleurocapsa minor HA4230-MV1 includes the following:
- a CDS encoding type II and III secretion system protein, translating to MKNYCDRLGFLTALTVMLTAAPSMAAENKITDLKIAKSNNQLELKLSATNQADASFYTLRGDNTIEANILNTSLDLPEGNSFKEDNPMAGIKALEINQIDNEHTQILISTEANTPVKSLFKQEGDDLILTLNQVTKADTLKQEIKEFGQKTVTNLKQTYKSALGQTKDKDNEKIDEDSNKGDTDSDILIPNPEVVIQDNRVNEVKEKVFTAQNSETELNDSTAPATLPRAAAPPVGDMAVSNINTMPDMVDLGSSALVSNLVLRDAPVREVLSMLAKTANLSLVYAGGDNAGDQANQDNGGEETGPTISLDLDNQPVQEVFNSVLLISGLDANRRGNIIYVGEQLPAQARNLVSRTIRLNQVTAENAALYLASQGAKGKRLTNEVEEIIDPETGKVVQRKETNPELSDLDGGSEDETGTQALMLTGLQVSTDGRLNSITLVGEPRKVEVATSFLTQLDARRRQVSVNVKVLDVNLLNQDIFNSSFSFGVNDSFFSQDKGSASLRFGESAPPTNAELNSPGGRISNPPIINNPFASANTFLDIDGAGVTIGGTTPGTVTIDASGNVTRNSEKGAITFFNRIAGVSGDPFTTGITDVTLATDDTITINSDGTRDTVAGTNGTATSGLPSLFQYPDKFLALLEAKVTSGNAKILTDPTLMVQEGQQGTVKLIQKIVESVKTEIDGDSGARTITPQIGEAGLSLTVNVERIDDNGFISMSVSPKVSSVGATQNFDSGGGAENILNLLSEREVSSGLVRLRDGQTLILSGIIQDQERTTISKVPILGDIPLLGSLFRSTDKTNERAEVIVLLTPEIVEEDAGLASNFKPSKESREMLQKQGVGALGK from the coding sequence GTGAAAAATTATTGTGATCGCCTTGGTTTTTTGACCGCACTAACGGTTATGTTAACCGCAGCTCCTTCGATGGCTGCCGAGAATAAAATTACCGATCTAAAAATTGCTAAAAGTAACAATCAACTGGAATTGAAACTATCAGCAACTAATCAGGCTGATGCTTCTTTTTATACTCTCCGTGGTGATAATACGATTGAAGCTAATATACTTAATACTAGTTTAGATTTACCAGAAGGAAATTCTTTCAAAGAAGATAATCCGATGGCTGGGATTAAAGCTCTAGAAATTAATCAGATTGACAACGAACATACCCAAATTCTAATTTCTACTGAAGCGAATACCCCAGTAAAATCCTTGTTCAAACAAGAGGGAGATGATTTAATTCTCACTCTCAATCAAGTAACAAAAGCTGATACTTTGAAACAAGAAATCAAAGAGTTTGGTCAAAAAACTGTGACTAATCTCAAGCAAACTTATAAGTCAGCATTGGGTCAGACAAAAGACAAAGATAACGAAAAAATAGACGAAGATTCTAACAAAGGTGACACAGATTCAGATATCTTAATTCCTAATCCTGAAGTCGTAATTCAAGACAATCGCGTTAATGAAGTCAAAGAAAAGGTTTTCACCGCTCAAAATAGCGAAACCGAATTAAACGATTCTACCGCTCCAGCAACTTTACCCCGTGCTGCTGCTCCTCCTGTGGGGGATATGGCGGTTTCTAACATCAATACCATGCCTGATATGGTAGATCTTGGTTCTAGCGCTTTAGTTTCTAACTTGGTATTGCGCGATGCCCCTGTTAGAGAAGTCTTATCTATGCTCGCTAAGACTGCCAATTTAAGCCTGGTATACGCGGGTGGAGATAACGCTGGCGATCAAGCCAATCAAGACAATGGCGGTGAAGAAACTGGCCCAACCATCTCCCTAGATTTAGACAATCAACCTGTGCAGGAAGTATTCAACTCCGTATTGCTTATTTCAGGTTTAGACGCTAACCGCCGAGGAAATATCATCTACGTTGGTGAACAATTACCTGCTCAAGCGCGTAATTTGGTTAGCCGTACTATTCGCTTAAATCAAGTCACAGCAGAAAACGCAGCTTTGTATCTAGCGAGTCAAGGTGCCAAAGGTAAGAGGCTCACTAACGAAGTTGAAGAAATTATTGACCCTGAAACTGGTAAAGTTGTCCAGAGAAAAGAAACCAACCCAGAATTAAGCGATTTAGATGGTGGCAGCGAAGATGAAACTGGCACTCAAGCACTCATGCTTACAGGATTACAGGTTTCCACCGATGGTAGATTGAACTCAATTACTTTGGTAGGCGAACCACGTAAAGTGGAAGTAGCAACTTCGTTTTTGACTCAACTAGATGCTCGTCGCCGTCAGGTATCAGTTAATGTCAAGGTTCTGGATGTCAACTTGCTTAATCAAGATATTTTTAACAGTAGCTTTTCCTTTGGCGTAAATGATAGCTTTTTCAGCCAAGATAAAGGTTCGGCATCTTTAAGATTTGGGGAATCAGCTCCTCCTACGAATGCTGAGTTAAATAGTCCTGGTGGAAGAATTTCTAATCCGCCTATTATTAACAATCCGTTTGCTAGTGCCAACACATTTCTAGATATAGACGGTGCTGGAGTAACTATTGGAGGGACTACTCCAGGCACAGTAACCATCGATGCTTCTGGAAATGTTACGAGAAACTCCGAAAAAGGTGCAATAACATTTTTTAATCGAATTGCAGGTGTTTCTGGAGATCCTTTTACAACAGGAATCACAGATGTAACTTTGGCAACAGATGATACAATTACCATCAATAGTGATGGAACAAGAGATACTGTCGCTGGAACAAATGGTACAGCTACTTCTGGATTACCAAGTCTCTTTCAGTATCCTGATAAATTCTTAGCTTTACTAGAGGCAAAAGTTACTAGTGGGAATGCCAAAATCTTGACTGATCCAACTTTGATGGTTCAAGAAGGGCAACAAGGTACGGTTAAACTAATACAAAAAATTGTAGAAAGCGTCAAAACGGAAATTGATGGAGATTCAGGAGCAAGAACTATCACACCACAAATAGGAGAAGCTGGACTTTCATTAACTGTAAATGTAGAAAGAATTGATGACAACGGCTTTATATCCATGTCTGTTAGCCCCAAGGTTAGTTCGGTTGGCGCTACCCAAAACTTTGATAGTGGCGGTGGAGCAGAGAATATACTCAACCTATTGAGTGAACGGGAAGTTAGTTCTGGTTTAGTACGTTTACGAGATGGTCAAACCTTAATTTTATCAGGGATTATTCAAGACCAAGAGAGAACTACTATTTCTAAAGTACCTATCTTGGGAGATATTCCTTTACTTGGTTCTTTGTTCAGAAGTACCGATAAGACCAACGAAAGGGCAGAAGTAATAGTTTTGTTAACTCCTGAAATTGTGGAAGAGGATGCGGGGTTGGCAAGTAACTTTAAGCCTAGTAAGGAAAGCCGTGAAATGCTTCAGAAACAAGGTGTTGGAGCGCTTGGTAAGTAG
- a CDS encoding HU family DNA-binding protein codes for MNKGELVDRISQKATVTKKQADAVLSAAIETIMEAVSDGDKVTLVGFGSFERRDRKEREGRNPKTGEKMSIPATKVPAFSAGKLFKEKVAPGKK; via the coding sequence ATGAACAAAGGAGAACTAGTCGATCGCATTTCACAAAAAGCGACTGTAACTAAGAAGCAAGCTGATGCTGTACTATCCGCAGCTATCGAAACTATCATGGAAGCTGTCTCTGATGGAGATAAAGTAACCCTAGTAGGATTTGGTTCTTTTGAACGTCGCGATCGCAAGGAAAGAGAAGGACGTAACCCCAAAACTGGTGAAAAAATGTCCATTCCCGCGACTAAAGTTCCCGCTTTCTCAGCAGGAAAACTATTCAAAGAAAAAGTAGCCCCTGGCAAGAAGTAG
- the cobD gene encoding threonine-phosphate decarboxylase CobD, producing MNRPHHGGNLNWAARIAGCPVSALTDFSASINPLGTPQSAIAAIISNTPQLSAYPDPEYTELRSHLANHHQIDPQFILPGNGSAELLTWAGRELAQQNFTYLITPAFSDYARALNAFGGKILPCRGERPFALTKFAPTLFDSLPIPQSPQPQSGLLLNNPHNPTGKLWTREEILPHLKQFNLVVIDEAFMDFLTPAQEQSLIPWVAEYPNLVILRSLTKFYSLPGLRIGYAIAHPDRLKKWQQWRDPWSVNTLAAAATAAALQDKKFQQQTWNWLTPARSRLFEQLEAIPGLDPLQGVANYLLVKTELSATKLQEQLLRNYQIVIRDCLSFPELGDRYFRIAVRLPPENDALTEAIRELGN from the coding sequence TTGAACCGACCACATCACGGTGGAAATTTGAATTGGGCGGCCAGAATTGCTGGTTGCCCAGTTTCTGCTTTAACGGATTTTTCCGCCAGCATTAACCCGTTGGGTACTCCCCAAAGTGCGATCGCCGCGATTATTAGCAATACACCCCAGCTAAGCGCTTATCCCGATCCTGAATATACTGAATTGCGATCGCATTTAGCGAACCATCATCAGATCGATCCTCAGTTTATCTTGCCTGGTAATGGTTCAGCGGAGTTGCTCACCTGGGCAGGCAGAGAGTTAGCACAACAAAATTTTACGTATCTAATTACTCCCGCTTTTAGCGATTATGCCAGGGCATTAAACGCCTTTGGCGGAAAAATATTACCATGTAGGGGCGAACGGCCGTTCGCCCTTACCAAGTTCGCCCCTACACTGTTCGATTCCTTGCCCATTCCCCAGTCACCTCAGCCTCAATCAGGGTTGTTGTTAAACAATCCCCATAACCCTACGGGCAAATTGTGGACAAGAGAGGAGATTTTACCTCATTTAAAGCAATTTAACCTCGTGGTGATTGATGAAGCCTTTATGGACTTTCTAACGCCCGCTCAAGAGCAAAGCTTGATTCCTTGGGTTGCCGAATATCCTAATTTGGTAATTCTACGCTCTTTGACTAAGTTTTATAGTTTGCCTGGGCTACGGATTGGTTATGCGATCGCCCATCCCGATAGATTGAAAAAATGGCAGCAGTGGCGCGATCCTTGGTCAGTTAATACCCTAGCAGCAGCAGCAACGGCAGCAGCCTTACAAGACAAGAAATTTCAGCAGCAAACTTGGAATTGGTTAACTCCTGCGCGATCGCGTTTATTTGAGCAGCTAGAGGCCATTCCTGGACTCGATCCTCTACAGGGTGTAGCAAATTATCTGTTGGTAAAGACAGAACTTTCAGCAACCAAGTTACAAGAGCAATTGCTCAGAAATTATCAAATTGTAATTCGCGACTGTCTCAGCTTTCCTGAATTGGGCGATCGCTATTTCCGAATTGCAGTACGTTTACCCCCAGAGAATGATGCTTTAACCGAGGCTATTAGGGAATTAGGGAATTAG
- a CDS encoding four helix bundle protein, which produces MQRNQPKFISNHEDLEVYKIAFETAMEIFELSKNFPLEEKYSLTDQIRRSSRSVCANLSEAWRRRRYKGSFILRLNDAEAALKDTASHKAAETQVWLKFAVKCQYLNIDSGRKLYSQYNQILALIVTMINSADKWMLTKK; this is translated from the coding sequence ATGCAGCGAAATCAACCAAAATTTATTAGTAACCATGAAGACTTAGAAGTCTATAAAATTGCCTTCGAGACTGCTATGGAAATATTTGAACTTTCTAAAAATTTTCCTCTTGAGGAAAAATATTCTTTAACCGATCAAATTAGACGTTCTTCTCGTTCAGTGTGCGCTAATTTATCTGAAGCATGGCGAAGAAGAAGGTATAAGGGTTCATTTATACTCAGGTTGAATGATGCAGAGGCGGCCCTAAAGGATACCGCTTCGCATAAAGCGGCAGAAACTCAGGTTTGGCTAAAGTTTGCAGTTAAATGCCAATATTTAAATATAGATTCGGGAAGAAAGCTCTATAGCCAATATAATCAAATTTTGGCATTAATTGTCACTATGATTAATAGTGCCGATAAATGGATGTTAACAAAAAAATGA
- a CDS encoding NAD(P)/FAD-dependent oxidoreductase: MAVDYDLVVIGSSWVGIYAAQKAVQLQARVALVTSCDELFLPNDALVNNILSEVGCWNDRLANNPVTKVSAISLTAAKDCLNRVTSTIQTKNSLANLAALGVDVITGKGEFCRLPHLALQTAKRKLRSRAFLLATGANYASEFVDQHGVNNYLTLRDLWQTDLASLGQKIIIVGGDPAALELAQTLARFEKTITLVTAQSRILPQEDPEFALLLQAQLEAEGIKLYLDSPMSQIKTIDGQKWLQAGDRALTAEQIIIADVRQPNIAGLNLAGVGVKYDRQRVYVNRKLQTTNPNIYACGDIIGGYSLPNFARYEANIILKNTLFLPWYRVNYHALPWVISTQPNFARVGLTTQQAQQQYGKDLYLVTEYFADLERSPIANYTTGMCKVLIRENGEIVGCSLIGDRAEELITAIALMIQNKIKLEQNPMRGLTSLSLPTTYLSQSEIWQRVWNNYYQQKLQRHPRLLNRLRSWFSLRQEWHR; encoded by the coding sequence ATGGCGGTAGATTATGACTTGGTAGTAATTGGTAGTAGTTGGGTGGGTATTTATGCCGCGCAGAAGGCAGTGCAACTTCAGGCTCGGGTTGCTTTGGTGACAAGCTGTGATGAATTGTTTTTGCCTAATGATGCCTTAGTGAATAATATCCTTAGTGAAGTTGGATGCTGGAATGATCGACTAGCAAATAATCCTGTTACTAAAGTTTCAGCCATTTCTCTCACAGCAGCTAAAGATTGCCTGAACAGAGTTACTTCGACAATCCAAACCAAGAATTCGTTGGCTAATTTAGCAGCTTTAGGGGTTGATGTGATTACAGGGAAGGGAGAGTTTTGTCGTTTGCCTCACCTGGCTTTACAGACTGCTAAACGTAAATTGCGATCGCGTGCTTTTCTCTTAGCTACAGGTGCTAATTATGCTTCAGAATTTGTCGATCAGCACGGTGTTAATAATTACCTGACTTTACGTGATTTATGGCAGACAGATCTGGCAAGTTTAGGGCAAAAGATTATTATTGTGGGTGGCGATCCTGCTGCTTTGGAATTAGCACAAACTTTAGCTAGGTTTGAGAAAACTATCACTTTAGTTACGGCACAGTCGAGAATTTTACCCCAAGAAGATCCTGAATTTGCTTTATTGCTACAAGCGCAGTTGGAAGCAGAAGGAATTAAGCTTTATTTAGATTCGCCGATGAGTCAGATCAAAACTATTGATGGACAAAAATGGTTACAGGCAGGCGATCGCGCTTTGACTGCCGAGCAAATTATTATCGCTGATGTCCGACAGCCTAATATTGCAGGTTTGAACTTAGCAGGGGTAGGGGTTAAATACGATCGCCAGAGGGTTTATGTTAATCGTAAATTGCAAACAACCAACCCCAATATTTACGCCTGTGGGGATATCATTGGTGGTTATAGCCTGCCTAATTTTGCTCGCTATGAAGCTAATATAATTCTGAAAAACACCTTATTTTTGCCCTGGTATCGGGTGAATTATCATGCTCTACCTTGGGTAATTTCAACTCAGCCTAATTTTGCTAGAGTTGGTTTAACGACTCAACAAGCTCAACAGCAATACGGCAAAGATTTATATCTAGTCACAGAATATTTTGCTGATTTAGAGCGATCGCCAATAGCCAACTATACTACGGGAATGTGCAAGGTGTTAATTAGAGAAAATGGCGAAATTGTCGGCTGTAGTTTAATAGGCGATCGCGCAGAAGAATTAATTACGGCGATCGCCTTAATGATTCAGAATAAAATTAAACTAGAGCAAAACCCCATGCGCGGATTAACTTCTTTATCCTTACCAACTACTTATTTGAGTCAGTCTGAAATCTGGCAGCGCGTCTGGAATAATTATTATCAGCAAAAACTCCAGCGCCATCCGCGATTATTAAATCGTCTCCGAAGTTGGTTTTCCCTCCGCCAAGAATGGCATCGATGA
- the tmk gene encoding dTMP kinase translates to MDKRLFIVFEGIDSSGKTTQAELLKNSLIANQQQAVISPEPSNGIIGNLIRQALKKRIIFSKEQDLFDRQMAYLFAADRHDHLYNDVDGVFKLIKDNYHVISTRYYFSSLAYNCDTVKQFNFIQKLNDRFPNPDLTIYLDIPIEVSLARLQERSLQEIYETKAKLTKVKEQYQQIFAAYEGKAIAIDGTQDQQQIHQTIVAQVQAITKA, encoded by the coding sequence ATGGATAAAAGATTGTTTATTGTTTTTGAAGGAATCGATAGTTCAGGTAAAACTACTCAGGCTGAGTTGTTAAAAAATAGCTTAATTGCCAACCAACAACAAGCTGTAATTAGTCCAGAGCCTTCTAATGGTATTATCGGTAATTTAATTCGCCAAGCCTTAAAAAAAAGAATTATCTTTAGTAAAGAACAAGATTTATTTGATCGGCAAATGGCTTATCTATTCGCTGCCGATCGCCACGATCATTTATATAATGATGTAGATGGAGTTTTTAAATTAATTAAAGATAATTACCATGTTATTAGTACTAGATATTACTTCTCTTCTTTGGCATATAATTGCGATACTGTAAAACAATTTAATTTTATTCAAAAACTAAACGATCGCTTTCCTAATCCAGATTTAACAATTTATCTAGACATCCCAATTGAAGTTTCTTTAGCCAGATTACAAGAACGTTCTTTACAAGAAATATATGAGACAAAAGCTAAATTAACTAAAGTTAAAGAACAATATCAGCAGATATTTGCTGCTTACGAGGGTAAAGCGATCGCTATTGATGGAACTCAAGACCAGCAACAGATTCATCAAACAATAGTTGCTCAAGTACAAGCTATTACTAAAGCATAA